A portion of the Salminus brasiliensis chromosome 11, fSalBra1.hap2, whole genome shotgun sequence genome contains these proteins:
- the pdgfd gene encoding LOW QUALITY PROTEIN: platelet-derived growth factor D (The sequence of the model RefSeq protein was modified relative to this genomic sequence to represent the inferred CDS: inserted 1 base in 1 codon; deleted 1 base in 1 codon): MMSPAALALSLALLLLRGIETHALTIKALRSGNARRDDTNHLTDLFRQEEVIMVTGRGQVHSPRYPNAYPRNLLLSWKLLSAPHSRIVLEFDGKFGLEEPENNVCRYDFVEVEDISETTTVIWGRWCGRKAPRPITSRTNHIRITFKSDDYFVAKPGFRLCYSLLNDVPLIAVTNWEPVTVDVTEAPLSVDDLDDVIXGFSTVRKSKAPEPNTWQQDLNSIYTHTHYYMPRSYTPTATQVLDLDRLYEDVKQYSCTPRNFSVNLREELKATNAVFFPRCLLVQRCGGNCGCGTDSWNSCSCSAAKTVDKLHEVLKFSPGQSYYRKKTKARWVLEEIHLQHHERCECVCQSRPPR, translated from the exons ATGATGAGTCCGGCGGCGCTCGCGCTCTCGCTTGCCCTGCTGCTGCTCCGCGGCATCGAGACGCACGCGCTCACCATCAAAGCACTGCGGTCCGGGAACGCGCGGAGAGACG ACACCAATCACCTCACAGACTTGTTCCGTCAAGAGGAGGTTATCATGGTTACGGGACGCGGACAGGTCCACAGTCCACGGTACCCCAACGCCTACCCCCGGAACCTCCTGTTGTCATGGAAACTGCTCTCTGCCCCACACAGTCGTATCGTGTTGGAGTTTGATGGAAAGTTCGGCCTGGAGGAGCCCGAGAACAACGTCTGCAG ATATGACTTTGTGGAGGTGGAGGACATATCGGAGACCACCACAGTAATCTGGGGTCGCTGGTGTGGGAGGAAAGCCCCCCGGCCCATAACGTCCAGAACCAACCACATCAGAATCACCTTCAAGTCGGACGATTACTTCGTGGCCAAACCGGGATTCAGACTCTGCTACTCTCTGCTG aatGATGTCCCTCTGATAGCTGTGACTAACTGGGAGCCAGTGACAGTT gacgTAACTGAAGCCCCGCTCTCGGTGGATGATCTTGATGATGTCA TCGGGTTTAGTACAGTGAGGAAGTCCAAAGCACCTGAACCAAACACCTGGCAACAGGACCTCAAcagcatctacacacacacacactactacatGCCTCGCAGTTACACGCCGACCGCAACACAAGTGT TGGATCTGGATCGTCTGTATGAGGACGTTAAGCAGTATAGCTGCACACCGCGGAACTTCTCGGTGAACCTGCGGGAGGAGCTGAAGGCCACCAACGCCGTGTTCTTCCCGCGGTGTCTGCTGGTGCAGCGCTGCGGCGGGAACTGTGGCTGCGGCACCGACAGCTGG AACTCCTGCAGCTGCAGCGCCGCCAAGACTGTCGACAAGCTGCATGag gtgCTGAAGTTCTCTCCGGGGCAGAGCTACTACAGGAAGAAGACAAAGGCGCGCTGGGTTCTAGAGGAGATCCACCTGCAGCACCACGAAcgctgcgagtgtgtgtgtcagtcacgGCCTCCAcgatga